In Nocardia asteroides, the following proteins share a genomic window:
- a CDS encoding TetR/AcrR family transcriptional regulator — protein sequence MSVTDHSPRTADSNPAATGTHPATPERVVRRRPKNRRAQIAAEAAAAFGAHGYHGVSMEDIARRLDISSAALYRHYRSKYALFREELFRLADLTIEAVTLPEDAADRTPQQRWDHVVDAIITKTVANRSTTALVRWERRYLEDEDRRALDAKFAEAVRLLGDRVRELRPELSRDDVAVRSVAMFSVVSSIGDHHASLPTRLLTPLLASACLALREVDLPAPVRTGPPAEPDTGSAPFMHEVLLTKSVDLFHERGYQNVSVEDIATAAELATASAVYRYYRSKSDLLAAAFRRAADIVSGSIGPMVAASASPAAALSGLIDLYVEGSFEARALTYVYYAEFRNIAAEDRVTLQHIQQLVIAEWTKLLVQVRPELSEAEARILVHAGFALVVDLGRAFGDDGAAPQNRVITLQRATLFGHA from the coding sequence ATGAGCGTCACCGACCACAGCCCGCGCACGGCCGACTCCAACCCGGCCGCGACCGGGACGCATCCGGCCACGCCGGAGCGGGTCGTGCGCCGCCGCCCCAAGAACCGCCGCGCGCAGATCGCCGCCGAGGCGGCCGCCGCGTTCGGCGCCCACGGGTACCACGGGGTGAGCATGGAGGACATCGCCCGCCGCCTCGACATCAGCTCGGCCGCGCTCTATCGCCACTACCGCAGCAAGTACGCGCTGTTCCGCGAAGAGCTGTTCCGCCTGGCCGATCTCACCATCGAGGCGGTGACACTGCCCGAGGACGCCGCGGACCGGACGCCGCAGCAGCGCTGGGACCACGTCGTCGACGCGATCATCACCAAGACCGTCGCCAACCGCTCCACCACCGCGCTCGTGCGCTGGGAACGCCGCTACCTCGAGGACGAGGATCGCCGGGCGCTGGACGCCAAGTTCGCCGAGGCCGTGCGCCTGCTCGGCGACCGGGTGCGCGAACTGCGCCCCGAGCTGTCCCGCGACGATGTCGCGGTCCGTTCGGTGGCGATGTTCAGCGTGGTCAGCAGCATCGGCGATCATCACGCGAGCCTGCCGACCCGGCTGCTGACCCCGCTGCTCGCCTCGGCCTGCCTGGCCCTGCGCGAGGTCGACCTGCCCGCGCCCGTCCGGACCGGCCCGCCGGCCGAACCGGACACCGGGTCCGCGCCGTTCATGCACGAGGTGCTGCTGACCAAGTCGGTGGATCTGTTCCACGAGCGCGGCTATCAGAACGTCAGCGTCGAGGACATCGCCACCGCGGCCGAGCTCGCCACCGCCTCGGCGGTGTACCGCTACTACCGCAGCAAGAGCGACCTGCTGGCCGCCGCGTTCCGGCGCGCGGCCGACATCGTCTCGGGGTCGATCGGCCCCATGGTGGCCGCCTCGGCTTCGCCCGCCGCGGCGCTGTCGGGCCTGATCGACCTGTATGTCGAGGGCTCGTTCGAGGCCAGGGCGCTCACCTACGTGTACTACGCCGAATTCCGCAATATCGCGGCCGAGGACCGGGTGACCCTGCAGCACATCCAGCAGCTCGTCATCGCCGAGTGGACCAAACTGCTGGTCCAGGTCCGGCCCGAGCTGTCCGAGGCCGAGGCGCGCATCCTGGTTCACGCCGGCTTCGCCCTGGTCGTGGACCTGGGCCGGGCCTTCGGCGACGACGGCGCCGCCCCGCAGAACCGGGTGATCACCCTCCAGCGCGCCACCCTGTTCGGGCACGCCTGA
- a CDS encoding metal-dependent hydrolase: MTELHVRKMDFAFADHDVPFLWNPQNPAFSSMANAVSFLAIGFEKMIVQLITQAKPQITDPEVAEEADAFMRQEGQHSTAHRQHVKALIRRYPGLQQTLDAVIAEFDKLTASTPIKYRLAYTADLEATFTPVFKLMLDNDANLFAPGDDRVASLFIWHFVEEVEHRSSALIIFNSVVGSELYRMRVAPSIFRHVLQVIRVACEGFNEHVPLADRQVDALSMFANYRRGQTLRRWLPGLRPADNGTMPRAFDDLGLGEQLVALGGIIRSQMPRHNPEHENLPALADEWFRRYDEGYDVTRWYTADSVSS, encoded by the coding sequence GTGACCGAACTTCACGTCCGCAAAATGGACTTCGCCTTCGCCGACCACGATGTGCCGTTCCTGTGGAACCCGCAGAACCCGGCCTTCTCCTCGATGGCCAACGCGGTCTCGTTCCTGGCGATCGGCTTCGAGAAGATGATCGTGCAGCTGATCACGCAGGCGAAGCCGCAGATCACCGACCCGGAGGTGGCCGAGGAGGCCGACGCCTTCATGCGTCAGGAGGGTCAGCACTCGACCGCGCACCGCCAGCACGTGAAGGCGCTGATCCGCCGCTACCCCGGCCTGCAGCAGACCCTCGACGCGGTGATCGCCGAGTTCGACAAGCTCACCGCGAGCACCCCGATCAAGTACCGCCTGGCCTACACCGCCGACCTCGAGGCCACCTTCACACCGGTGTTCAAGCTCATGCTCGACAACGACGCGAACCTGTTCGCCCCCGGCGACGACCGCGTCGCCTCGCTGTTCATCTGGCACTTCGTCGAGGAGGTCGAGCACCGCAGTTCCGCGCTGATCATCTTCAACTCCGTCGTCGGCAGCGAGCTGTACCGGATGCGGGTGGCGCCCTCGATCTTCCGGCACGTCCTGCAGGTGATCCGGGTGGCCTGCGAAGGCTTCAACGAGCATGTGCCGCTGGCGGATCGGCAGGTCGACGCGCTGTCGATGTTCGCCAACTACCGTCGCGGGCAGACCCTGCGCCGGTGGCTGCCCGGCCTGCGCCCCGCCGACAACGGCACCATGCCGCGCGCGTTCGACGACCTGGGCCTGGGCGAGCAGCTGGTGGCACTGGGCGGCATCATCCGCAGCCAGATGCCCCGGCACAATCCCGAGCACGAGAACCTGCCCGCCCTGGCCGACGAGTGGTTCCGCCGCTACGACGAGGGCTACGACGTGACCCGGTGGTACACCGCCGATTCCGTGAGCTCGTAG
- a CDS encoding TetR/AcrR family transcriptional regulator — MARRRGWGGSPPADDAEASRRIIAAAVELIGRTGAEISIADVAESLGVIRQTVYRYFPSADALMTAAAIASVDGFLDRLTAHVAGLGDPAEAMIEAVIYTLTEVRRTPHLGILLSSSYTNTHTDSLTSEEAQAFGMTMIRRFDVDWTAHGYDEAALRDLVEYALRTMQSFFLSPGDPPRDGAELRRYLRRWMGTAISAQAALTRDR; from the coding sequence GTGGCGCGCAGACGTGGATGGGGTGGCAGTCCACCGGCTGACGATGCGGAAGCATCGCGCCGGATCATCGCCGCCGCAGTCGAACTCATCGGCCGGACCGGCGCGGAGATCTCCATCGCCGACGTCGCCGAATCCCTCGGCGTCATCCGCCAGACCGTGTACCGGTATTTCCCCAGCGCCGACGCGCTGATGACGGCCGCCGCCATCGCCTCGGTGGACGGCTTCCTGGACCGGCTGACCGCCCATGTCGCCGGCCTCGGCGACCCGGCCGAGGCGATGATCGAAGCCGTCATCTACACCCTCACCGAGGTCCGCCGCACCCCGCACCTGGGCATCCTGCTGTCGAGCTCCTACACCAACACCCACACCGACAGCCTCACCTCCGAGGAGGCACAGGCCTTCGGCATGACCATGATCCGGCGCTTCGACGTGGACTGGACCGCCCACGGGTACGACGAGGCGGCGCTGCGCGATCTCGTCGAATACGCGCTGCGCACCATGCAGTCGTTCTTCCTGTCGCCGGGCGACCCGCCCCGCGACGGCGCCGAGCTGCGGCGTTACCTGCGCCGCTGGATGGGGACCGCGATCAGCGCGCAGGCGGCGCTCACGCGTGACCGATGA
- a CDS encoding SDR family oxidoreductase, whose product MRILILGASGFVGSALHAQLGATHEVVGTGRGGGAGLVALDLADAAAVRALVADRADVVIHAAGLVDLAAAQRDPDAAYAANVAPMPALLDTVDDAGAKLVYLSTDNVFDGTRDSYDETALRTPINVYGCTKASAEHLVLARAGHLVVRLPLVYGRSPRSDKFLARFTAPTVEARTDIVGTPLYLPSLAPLLTQLFEESGVVHVAGAQVASRYELMTRVRDRLGARTQVVPTDQESAPPDCPRPQRLILRSVRHPLTGPDIETALDDLIGHA is encoded by the coding sequence ATGCGGATCCTGATCCTGGGCGCCTCCGGTTTCGTCGGCAGCGCGCTGCACGCGCAGCTGGGCGCCACCCACGAGGTGGTCGGGACCGGTCGCGGCGGCGGCGCCGGGCTGGTCGCGCTGGATCTCGCCGACGCCGCCGCGGTCCGCGCACTCGTCGCGGACCGCGCCGACGTGGTGATCCACGCCGCCGGCCTCGTGGATCTGGCTGCCGCGCAACGCGATCCCGACGCGGCCTACGCGGCGAACGTGGCCCCGATGCCCGCGCTGCTGGACACGGTGGACGACGCAGGCGCGAAACTGGTGTACCTGTCGACCGACAACGTCTTCGACGGCACCCGCGACTCCTACGACGAGACCGCCCTGCGTACCCCGATCAACGTCTACGGCTGCACCAAGGCCTCGGCCGAGCATCTGGTCCTGGCCCGCGCCGGTCATCTCGTCGTCCGGCTGCCGCTGGTCTACGGGCGCAGCCCGCGCTCGGACAAGTTCCTCGCCCGCTTCACCGCGCCCACCGTCGAGGCGCGCACCGACATCGTCGGCACACCGCTGTATCTGCCCAGCCTGGCGCCGCTGCTCACCCAGCTGTTCGAGGAGTCCGGGGTTGTCCACGTCGCGGGCGCGCAGGTGGCCAGCCGTTACGAGCTGATGACCCGGGTGCGCGACCGGCTCGGTGCGCGGACCCAGGTCGTGCCCACCGATCAGGAGTCCGCGCCACCGGATTGCCCACGGCCGCAACGGCTCATCCTGCGCAGTGTGCGCCACCCGCTGACCGGTCCCGACATCGAGACCGCGCTCGACGACCTCATCGGTCACGCGTGA
- a CDS encoding crotonase/enoyl-CoA hydratase family protein, translating to MSAVLVEQREHVLVVVINRPQAMNAVDAEVSTGVGEALVQAETDPQIRAVVLTGAGERAFCAGADLKAIGRGQNILAPGHEDWGLAGYVRHPISKPTIAAVNGFALGGGTELVLASDLAVAAETATFGLPEVARGLFAAAGGAFRLPEQLPRKVAMEMILTGEPITAARALELGLVNRVVPAEMVLDAALELAGRIAENAPLAVQASKRVALGLVDGKIDDDAAWDLTNREIMGVARTEDVREGTLAFAEKRKPNWQAR from the coding sequence GTGAGCGCAGTCCTCGTCGAGCAACGCGAGCATGTGCTGGTCGTCGTCATCAACCGGCCGCAGGCCATGAACGCCGTCGACGCCGAGGTCAGCACCGGAGTGGGCGAGGCTCTCGTCCAGGCCGAGACCGATCCGCAGATCCGCGCCGTCGTGCTCACCGGCGCCGGCGAGCGGGCCTTCTGCGCCGGCGCCGACCTCAAGGCGATCGGCCGCGGGCAGAACATCCTGGCGCCCGGCCACGAGGATTGGGGCCTGGCCGGGTACGTGCGGCATCCGATCAGCAAGCCGACCATCGCCGCGGTCAACGGTTTCGCCCTCGGTGGCGGTACCGAACTGGTCCTGGCCAGCGACCTCGCCGTCGCCGCCGAGACGGCCACCTTCGGGCTTCCCGAAGTGGCGCGCGGATTGTTCGCGGCCGCCGGTGGCGCCTTCCGGCTGCCCGAGCAGCTCCCACGCAAGGTCGCCATGGAGATGATCCTGACCGGCGAGCCGATCACCGCCGCCCGCGCGCTGGAACTCGGGCTGGTCAACCGGGTGGTCCCCGCGGAGATGGTGCTCGACGCCGCGCTCGAGCTGGCGGGCCGCATCGCCGAGAACGCGCCGCTGGCGGTGCAGGCGAGCAAGCGGGTCGCGCTCGGCCTGGTCGACGGCAAGATCGACGACGACGCGGCCTGGGACCTCACCAACCGCGAGATCATGGGCGTCGCGCGCACCGAGGACGTCCGCGAGGGCACCCTCGCCTTCGCCGAGAAGCGCAAGCCGAACTGGCAGGCGCGCTGA
- a CDS encoding YciI family protein — MKYMLIMRATDEAWAAMDQYEFSEILETMGRYNDELIRAGVLVAAEGLDQASESVVVDYASETPVVTDGPYGETKELFGGFYILNVASKEEAVEWAKRMPMTGPGVKTEIRRIPSIDEFPQDNEWIKRERAWRESTGQV, encoded by the coding sequence ATGAAGTACATGCTGATCATGCGCGCGACCGACGAGGCCTGGGCCGCGATGGACCAGTACGAGTTCAGCGAGATCCTGGAAACCATGGGCCGCTACAACGACGAACTCATCCGGGCGGGCGTGCTCGTCGCCGCCGAGGGACTCGACCAGGCCTCCGAGAGCGTGGTCGTCGACTACGCCTCGGAGACCCCGGTCGTCACCGACGGCCCGTACGGCGAGACCAAGGAACTGTTCGGCGGTTTCTACATCCTCAATGTCGCCTCCAAGGAGGAGGCGGTGGAGTGGGCCAAGCGGATGCCGATGACCGGGCCCGGGGTCAAGACCGAGATCCGCCGCATCCCCTCGATCGACGAGTTCCCGCAGGACAACGAGTGGATCAAGCGGGAACGGGCGTGGCGCGAGTCCACCGGGCAGGTCTGA